Proteins from a genomic interval of bacterium:
- a CDS encoding phenylalanine--tRNA ligase subunit beta has product MRVPYSWLMEFLQADIAAPDLAHVLTMGGLEVEEIRDWTSDDGQASDQILVTKVTANRGDMLSILGVARQAAALLQTTYKLPDIPSDSITDPVGGGLQASDGRVTIELADPVGCPRYSGLLLEGIKLAPSPAWLSHRLEAAGMRPLINVVDCTNYVMLELGQPLHAFDFKLLRRGHIIVRRATEGEQILTLDRQWRTLTAEDLLITDPSGPAALAGVMGGADTEINDKSTTVLIESAHFDPTTIRKTSLRLGLSSEASYRFERHVDPNGTLRAVARVTQLIRQTAGGEIIGKALDARAEDFAPRPITLRPERCNAILGTSLTAEDMSRCLKAIDFGVEATGAASCAAGPVAGAAQAAAGPGAHDAPPAALTVRVPRLRWDIEREIDLIEEVAIIYGYDNLPMTVPGKLAQSGLFTRRQKLTRQVGAVLRECGLNESFSFSVSCPADLDRLGFGPDASERTMLPLSNPMIDTQSHMRTTLLPAMLEAAENNVRQRVTDVALYETNKVFVPVTGEPLPQEPQRVAGIIMGSVLTADWNASEELKHPDFFLVKGIVEQVCDSLGLTDVSFARTQHPTFHPGRCAALVIGGQAAGVLGEVAASVQAAYDLPDRAYAFELDLEALLAGACDFKPYAPLPRFPAVGRDLALVLPDDDAHTAARLEEIIRAAGGEMLQTVAPFDLFMDAQRLGAGVKSLAFSLEFRAPDRTLTDDEVDAAMAAIRERVATEAGAKVRDS; this is encoded by the coding sequence ATGCGCGTACCGTATAGCTGGCTGATGGAGTTCCTGCAGGCTGACATCGCGGCGCCCGACTTGGCGCACGTGCTGACGATGGGCGGGCTCGAAGTGGAGGAGATCCGCGACTGGACCTCCGACGACGGCCAGGCGAGCGACCAGATCCTGGTCACGAAGGTCACCGCCAACCGCGGCGACATGCTGTCGATCCTGGGCGTGGCGCGGCAGGCCGCAGCGCTGCTGCAGACCACCTACAAGCTGCCCGACATCCCGTCGGACTCCATCACCGATCCGGTCGGCGGGGGGCTGCAGGCGAGCGACGGCCGCGTGACGATCGAGCTGGCCGATCCGGTCGGCTGCCCGCGCTACTCGGGGCTGCTGCTGGAGGGCATCAAACTGGCGCCCTCGCCCGCGTGGCTGTCCCACCGCCTCGAAGCCGCTGGCATGAGGCCGCTGATCAATGTCGTGGACTGCACCAACTATGTGATGCTGGAGCTGGGCCAGCCGCTGCACGCCTTCGACTTCAAGCTGCTGCGCCGGGGCCACATCATCGTCCGCCGCGCCACCGAGGGCGAGCAGATCCTGACCCTCGATCGCCAGTGGCGGACGCTGACGGCCGAGGACCTGCTCATCACCGACCCCTCGGGCCCGGCGGCGCTGGCGGGCGTCATGGGCGGAGCGGACACCGAGATCAACGACAAGTCCACGACCGTCCTGATCGAGAGCGCGCACTTCGACCCCACCACCATCCGCAAGACGTCCCTGCGCCTCGGCCTGTCCAGCGAGGCCAGCTACCGCTTCGAGCGGCACGTGGACCCCAACGGGACGCTGCGCGCCGTCGCCCGGGTGACCCAGCTTATCCGGCAGACCGCCGGCGGGGAGATCATCGGCAAGGCCCTCGACGCCCGGGCCGAGGACTTCGCACCCCGGCCGATCACACTCAGGCCCGAGCGCTGCAACGCCATCCTGGGCACGAGCCTGACCGCCGAGGACATGTCCCGCTGCCTGAAGGCGATTGACTTCGGCGTCGAGGCCACGGGTGCCGCGTCGTGTGCGGCGGGGCCCGTGGCCGGGGCGGCGCAAGCAGCGGCGGGGCCCGGCGCACACGACGCGCCACCCGCCGCCTTGACAGTGCGGGTCCCGCGCCTGCGCTGGGACATCGAGCGCGAGATTGACCTCATCGAGGAAGTCGCGATCATCTACGGGTATGACAACCTGCCGATGACCGTGCCGGGCAAGCTGGCCCAGAGCGGGCTGTTCACGCGACGGCAGAAGCTGACACGTCAGGTGGGTGCGGTGCTGCGCGAGTGCGGCCTGAACGAGAGCTTCAGCTTCTCGGTGTCGTGCCCGGCCGATCTGGACCGCCTGGGCTTCGGCCCCGACGCCTCCGAGCGCACGATGCTGCCGCTGTCGAACCCGATGATTGACACACAGTCGCACATGCGCACGACACTGCTGCCCGCGATGCTGGAGGCAGCCGAGAACAACGTCCGCCAGCGCGTGACGGATGTGGCCCTGTATGAGACCAACAAGGTCTTCGTGCCCGTGACCGGCGAGCCCCTCCCGCAGGAGCCGCAGCGCGTCGCCGGGATCATCATGGGCTCGGTGCTGACCGCCGACTGGAACGCCTCCGAGGAGCTGAAGCACCCGGACTTCTTCCTGGTCAAGGGGATCGTCGAGCAGGTCTGCGACAGCCTGGGCCTCACGGACGTGAGCTTCGCGCGCACCCAGCACCCCACGTTCCATCCCGGCCGTTGCGCGGCGCTGGTCATCGGCGGCCAGGCGGCAGGCGTGCTCGGCGAAGTTGCCGCGAGTGTGCAGGCGGCGTACGACCTGCCCGACCGCGCCTATGCCTTCGAGCTGGACCTGGAGGCCCTGCTGGCCGGGGCCTGCGACTTCAAGCCCTATGCTCCGCTGCCGCGCTTCCCGGCGGTGGGTCGCGACCTGGCGCTGGTGCTGCCCGATGACGACGCCCACACGGCGGCGCGGCTGGAGGAGATCATCCGGGCGGCGGGCGGGGAGATGCTGCAGACGGTCGCGCCCTTCGACCTGTTCATGGACGCCCAGCGCCTGGGCGCGGGCGTCAAGAGCCTGGCGTTCAGTCTGGAGTTCCGCGCGCCGGACCGCACGCTGACGGACGACGAAGTGGACGCCGCCATGGCCGCCATCCGCGAGCGCGTGGCGACCGAGGCCGGAGCGAAGGTGCGGGACAGCTAG
- a CDS encoding CapA family protein: MSWLQPDRRTTMVFRKLLWVLLAPTVCLACLGVADAAPLRVAIAGDVWLRHKQQPSALHYAALLFRRADVAIVNLEGPLTTRTGRTPNKSARDLRRHYHFVLRADPRAATDLRDAGVDVVGLANNHLMDYRTGGCLDTIRAVRRLGLTTTGAGASIGAARAPAFVRTRQGTVAVLAYLAFMSPGGRGACTPAGAKSAGVAIVRPNGAGTALSDSSRQAVARDIAAARRRAGAVIVLFHWGTEGASRPSTYQRSLAHAAIKLGASAVVGHHPHVLEGVEWFMGRPICYSLGNFVFPAAGAGKADTGIAEIVFERSRATKLRFHPMRISGCTPVPLTASAGKAASRRLLQLSRGFALGRTVLGADGTLTLLRPK, from the coding sequence ATGTCTTGGCTTCAGCCCGATCGGCGCACTACTATGGTGTTTCGCAAGCTGCTGTGGGTTCTCCTTGCGCCGACGGTGTGCCTCGCCTGCCTCGGCGTGGCCGATGCCGCCCCCCTCCGCGTCGCCATCGCCGGTGACGTGTGGCTGCGGCACAAGCAGCAGCCCTCGGCCCTCCACTACGCCGCGCTGCTGTTCCGCCGCGCCGATGTCGCCATCGTCAACCTGGAAGGCCCCCTGACCACGCGCACGGGGCGCACCCCTAACAAGAGTGCCCGCGACCTGCGGCGGCACTACCACTTCGTCCTGCGGGCTGACCCGCGCGCGGCCACTGACCTGCGCGACGCCGGCGTGGACGTGGTCGGCCTGGCCAACAACCACCTCATGGACTACCGGACCGGCGGCTGCCTGGACACGATCCGCGCCGTGCGGCGGCTGGGCCTCACCACCACCGGGGCCGGGGCCAGCATCGGGGCCGCGCGCGCCCCGGCCTTCGTCCGCACGCGGCAGGGCACGGTGGCCGTCCTGGCCTACCTGGCCTTCATGTCCCCGGGGGGACGGGGGGCCTGCACCCCCGCCGGGGCCAAGTCGGCCGGGGTAGCCATCGTGCGCCCCAATGGCGCCGGTACGGCCCTGAGCGACAGCTCCCGCCAGGCCGTGGCCCGTGACATCGCCGCCGCCCGGCGCCGGGCTGGTGCCGTCATCGTGCTCTTCCACTGGGGCACCGAGGGCGCGTCCCGCCCCAGCACCTACCAGCGCTCCCTGGCCCATGCCGCGATCAAGCTCGGGGCCTCGGCGGTGGTCGGCCACCACCCGCACGTCCTAGAGGGCGTCGAGTGGTTCATGGGGCGGCCGATCTGCTACAGCCTGGGCAACTTCGTCTTCCCCGCCGCCGGCGCCGGGAAGGCGGACACCGGGATCGCCGAGATCGTCTTCGAGCGCTCGCGCGCGACCAAGCTGCGGTTCCACCCGATGCGCATCAGCGGCTGTACCCCCGTGCCGCTCACCGCGTCGGCCGGCAAGGCCGCATCGCGGCGGCTACTGCAGCTCAGCCGTGGCTTCGCCCTCGGCCGCACTGTCCTCGGCGCCGACGGCACGCTGACCCTGTTGCGCCCCAAGTGA
- a CDS encoding Gfo/Idh/MocA family oxidoreductase — MIKLGIVDCDTSHVIQFTMRHNHIPVEKNGIAEDQWVDGCKVVMAYPGTSKVLDQKTIDERAKQLKKWGVKIVEKPEDMIGKVDGVLIESNQGSQHLKHAKVFMKAGLPCYIDKPFTNSAKDALKIRDLAAKYNVPFFSSSSLRYAPECVAAKAELGQIFGVDAWSPASLHPASPGLAHYGIHGVEILFTLMGAGCEAVSCAFNKEIGEVNTAKWSDGRVGVMRGTRQGAHAYGFVAWGEKEVRTSGINTAYIYRELCKQQSQLFMTGQPPIDINETIELVCFMDAALKSSKQGGEWVALEK; from the coding sequence ATGATCAAGCTGGGCATTGTTGATTGCGACACTTCTCATGTGATCCAATTCACCATGCGGCACAACCACATCCCGGTCGAGAAGAACGGCATCGCCGAAGACCAGTGGGTGGATGGCTGCAAGGTCGTCATGGCCTACCCGGGCACCTCCAAGGTCCTGGACCAGAAGACCATTGACGAGCGCGCCAAGCAGCTCAAGAAGTGGGGCGTCAAGATCGTCGAGAAGCCCGAGGACATGATCGGCAAGGTGGATGGCGTGCTGATCGAGTCCAACCAGGGCAGCCAGCACCTCAAGCACGCCAAGGTGTTCATGAAGGCCGGTTTGCCCTGCTACATTGACAAGCCCTTCACCAACTCGGCCAAGGACGCCCTGAAGATCCGCGACCTGGCCGCCAAGTACAACGTCCCCTTCTTCTCCTCGTCCTCGCTGCGCTACGCCCCCGAGTGCGTGGCGGCGAAGGCCGAGCTGGGGCAGATCTTCGGCGTGGACGCCTGGAGCCCGGCGTCGCTGCACCCGGCCAGCCCCGGCCTGGCCCACTACGGCATTCACGGGGTGGAGATACTCTTCACGCTCATGGGCGCGGGCTGCGAGGCCGTCTCGTGCGCCTTCAACAAGGAGATCGGCGAGGTCAACACGGCCAAGTGGTCGGATGGCCGCGTCGGCGTGATGCGCGGCACGCGGCAGGGCGCCCATGCGTATGGCTTCGTGGCCTGGGGCGAGAAGGAAGTGCGCACCAGCGGCATCAACACCGCGTACATCTACCGCGAGCTGTGCAAGCAGCAGTCGCAGCTCTTCATGACCGGGCAGCCGCCGATTGACATCAACGAGACGATCGAGCTGGTGTGCTTCATGGACGCGGCCCTCAAGAGCAGCAAGCAGGGCGGCGAGTGGGTAGCGCTGGAGAAGTAG
- a CDS encoding 4-oxalocrotonate tautomerase family protein: protein MPIITLTISNRDVESKRRLAEELTKVAAEITQIPAERFVVIVDEHPRESIAVGGKLLSDQ, encoded by the coding sequence ATGCCCATCATCACCCTGACCATCAGCAACCGTGACGTCGAAAGCAAGCGGCGCCTGGCCGAGGAGCTGACGAAGGTCGCCGCGGAGATCACCCAGATCCCGGCCGAGAGGTTCGTCGTCATCGTGGACGAGCACCCGCGCGAGAGCATCGCCGTGGGCGGGAAGCTGCTGAGCGACCAGTAG
- a CDS encoding RNA methyltransferase, which yields MLPITSPHNQHVKLFRSLATAKGRREHGLFAIEGAHLVEEMIAAGVRAKVGYVCPELLKEQTPARRLKKHADTMVEVAAPVFREMSDTVTPQGIAAAVALPRHSLEALPAGPGVVLAVHEVRDPGNMGTMVRTADAAGALGVVAVGDCVDLYAPKVVRAAAGAMFHLPLVAVSEAELLAWSREAAVALVATVVHDGVPLPAAELPERCAILIGSEAHGLPEALLTACQVRVTIPMPGRAESLNAAIAAGVLLYEYNRQRL from the coding sequence ATGCTGCCCATCACCAGCCCCCACAACCAGCACGTCAAGCTCTTCCGCTCCCTCGCCACGGCAAAGGGGCGGCGCGAGCATGGGTTGTTCGCCATCGAGGGAGCGCACCTGGTCGAGGAGATGATCGCGGCCGGGGTACGGGCGAAGGTGGGTTATGTGTGCCCAGAGCTGCTCAAGGAGCAGACCCCGGCGCGGCGGCTGAAGAAGCATGCCGACACGATGGTGGAAGTGGCCGCGCCCGTGTTCCGCGAGATGAGCGACACCGTCACGCCACAGGGCATCGCGGCGGCGGTGGCGCTACCGCGGCATTCCCTCGAGGCGCTGCCGGCGGGCCCGGGCGTTGTGCTGGCCGTGCATGAGGTGCGCGACCCGGGCAACATGGGGACCATGGTCCGCACCGCCGATGCCGCCGGGGCGCTGGGCGTGGTGGCCGTCGGCGACTGTGTGGACCTGTACGCCCCCAAGGTCGTGCGGGCCGCCGCCGGGGCGATGTTCCACCTGCCGCTGGTGGCGGTGTCGGAGGCGGAGTTGCTGGCCTGGAGCCGCGAGGCGGCGGTGGCGCTGGTGGCCACGGTCGTGCACGACGGCGTGCCGCTGCCGGCGGCGGAGCTGCCCGAGCGCTGCGCCATCCTGATCGGCAGCGAGGCCCACGGGCTGCCTGAGGCGCTATTGACAGCCTGCCAGGTGCGGGTTACCATACCCATGCCCGGCCGGGCCGAGAGCCTCAACGCGGCCATCGCGGCGGGCGTCTTGTTGTACGAGTACAACAGACAACGGTTGTGA
- the pheS gene encoding phenylalanine--tRNA ligase subunit alpha: protein MLEQIAALQADAEAAIAEARDEAALEAARVKYVGRNGLVRAQFQKLGQVPKEEKPAVGAALNQLSQRLEALLAERKEALEALTADSELLAETVDVTLPGRAPRVGKRHPLLQTLDDMIAIFLGLGFRVAEGPEVEDYYHSFGALNYPEYHPAMDEQMTFYAGPEVLLRSQTSTVQIRAMEAMQPPVRIIVPGRCYRRDTVDATHCHTFYQLEGLLVDEGITFADLKGTMQIFAREIFGERCQVRFRPDFFPFTEPSAEVALSCTLCDGSGCRVCSGTGYLEVGGAGQVDPNVLANVGYDTEKYTGYAFGVGVERFTMLRHGIDDIRLFYSGDMRFLRQF, encoded by the coding sequence ATGCTAGAACAGATCGCCGCTTTGCAGGCCGACGCCGAGGCTGCCATTGCCGAGGCCCGGGACGAAGCCGCTCTGGAGGCTGCCCGCGTGAAGTACGTGGGCCGCAATGGCCTCGTGCGGGCGCAGTTCCAGAAGCTGGGGCAGGTGCCGAAGGAAGAGAAGCCCGCCGTCGGCGCGGCGCTCAACCAGCTCTCGCAGCGGCTGGAGGCGCTTCTGGCCGAACGCAAGGAGGCCCTGGAGGCGCTGACCGCCGACTCCGAGCTGCTGGCCGAGACGGTGGATGTGACGCTGCCCGGCCGCGCCCCGCGCGTGGGCAAGCGCCACCCGCTGCTGCAGACCCTCGACGACATGATCGCCATCTTCCTGGGCTTGGGCTTCCGCGTGGCCGAGGGCCCCGAGGTCGAGGACTACTACCACAGCTTCGGCGCGCTCAACTATCCTGAGTACCACCCGGCGATGGATGAGCAGATGACGTTCTATGCCGGCCCCGAGGTGCTCCTGCGCAGCCAGACCTCGACCGTGCAGATCCGCGCCATGGAGGCCATGCAGCCCCCGGTGCGGATCATCGTGCCCGGCCGGTGCTACCGCCGCGACACGGTGGACGCGACGCACTGCCACACCTTCTACCAGCTCGAGGGGCTGCTGGTGGATGAGGGCATCACCTTCGCGGACCTGAAGGGCACGATGCAGATCTTCGCGCGTGAGATCTTCGGCGAGCGCTGCCAGGTGCGCTTCCGCCCGGACTTCTTCCCCTTCACCGAGCCCAGCGCCGAGGTGGCGCTGTCGTGCACGCTGTGCGACGGCAGCGGCTGCCGCGTGTGCAGCGGCACGGGCTACCTGGAGGTCGGCGGCGCGGGGCAAGTGGACCCGAACGTGCTGGCCAATGTCGGCTACGACACCGAGAAGTACACCGGCTACGCCTTCGGCGTCGGCGTCGAGCGGTTCACGATGCTGCGGCATGGCATTGACGACATCCGCCTGTTCTATAGCGGCGACATGCGGTTCCTGCGACAGTTCTAG
- the rplT gene encoding 50S ribosomal protein L20 has product MPRASRGPATHRRRKKILKAAKGYVGGRRKFFKTAKETVMRARKYAYRDRRVRKRMFRNLWIARINAAVRMNGMTYSVFANGLKKAGIALNRKMLAYLAAEDPAAFALIVEQVKAAVA; this is encoded by the coding sequence ATGCCCCGAGCAAGTCGAGGACCGGCAACACATCGCCGGCGCAAGAAGATCCTGAAGGCGGCGAAGGGTTACGTCGGCGGTCGGCGTAAGTTCTTCAAGACCGCGAAAGAGACGGTCATGCGGGCGCGCAAGTACGCGTACCGCGACCGCCGCGTGCGCAAGCGCATGTTCCGCAACCTGTGGATCGCCCGCATCAACGCCGCCGTGCGCATGAACGGGATGACCTACAGCGTGTTCGCCAACGGGCTGAAGAAGGCAGGCATCGCGCTGAACCGCAAGATGCTGGCCTACCTCGCCGCCGAGGATCCCGCCGCGTTCGCGCTGATCGTGGAGCAGGTCAAGGCTGCGGTCGCCTAG
- the rpmI gene encoding 50S ribosomal protein L35, producing MKTRRSASKRLQVTGSGRIVHRCSKLNHLLSKKTRQMKRRLKRGGEVTPPGYKQQVDALLPYS from the coding sequence ATGAAGACGAGACGATCCGCGAGCAAGCGCCTGCAGGTGACGGGGAGCGGCCGGATAGTGCACCGCTGCAGCAAGCTGAACCACCTGCTGTCCAAGAAAACCCGGCAGATGAAGCGCCGGCTTAAGCGGGGCGGCGAAGTAACGCCCCCCGGCTACAAGCAGCAAGTAGACGCTCTGCTGCCGTATAGTTAG
- a CDS encoding Gfo/Idh/MocA family oxidoreductase, whose product MAKKLRVGVIGSGAIFTGAHLPGWKALNDVEIVAIADIKKPSQETAAAAIGNPDLKIYDDYKKMLKEMQFDIVDVCTPNCFHCAPTIAAFEAGAHVITEKPCATSVAEVEKMIAAGKKAGTLFMVAQSLRFSDAHLAMKRWVEAGLIGEVYYGRLSLLRPRGVPSWGDFIVKEMSAGGPCYDLAVHILDLALYLMGHPEPVSVSANYWLKLSNKPSVMKHDPKRYTVPDELAAGFIRFANGASLALETSWAVNAPEGTYNVFLAGDKGGMQNSPLTLVREEAGLLTNTTVQVNPDAGVKPHSEEIRRFVEAVRKGLPSPVPGEQALMTQRILDGIYKSAEKGKEVKV is encoded by the coding sequence ATGGCCAAGAAGCTACGTGTTGGTGTCATTGGTTCCGGTGCGATCTTCACCGGCGCCCATCTGCCCGGCTGGAAGGCGCTGAACGACGTTGAGATCGTCGCCATCGCCGACATCAAGAAGCCATCGCAGGAGACGGCCGCGGCCGCCATCGGCAACCCTGACCTGAAGATCTACGATGACTACAAGAAGATGCTCAAAGAGATGCAGTTCGACATCGTGGACGTCTGCACCCCGAACTGCTTCCACTGCGCCCCGACCATCGCTGCCTTCGAGGCCGGCGCCCATGTCATCACCGAGAAGCCGTGCGCGACGTCTGTCGCGGAAGTCGAGAAGATGATCGCCGCCGGCAAGAAGGCCGGGACCTTGTTCATGGTCGCCCAGTCGCTGCGCTTCTCCGACGCGCACCTGGCTATGAAGCGCTGGGTGGAGGCCGGGCTCATCGGCGAAGTGTACTACGGCCGCCTGAGCCTCCTGCGCCCGCGCGGCGTGCCCTCCTGGGGTGACTTCATCGTCAAGGAGATGTCCGCCGGCGGCCCGTGCTATGACCTCGCGGTGCATATCCTCGATCTCGCGCTGTACCTGATGGGCCACCCCGAGCCCGTGTCGGTCTCGGCCAACTACTGGCTCAAGCTGTCCAACAAGCCCTCGGTCATGAAGCACGATCCGAAGCGCTACACCGTGCCCGACGAGTTGGCCGCCGGCTTCATCCGCTTCGCCAACGGCGCCAGCCTGGCGCTGGAGACGAGCTGGGCCGTCAACGCCCCGGAGGGCACGTACAACGTGTTCCTCGCCGGCGACAAGGGCGGCATGCAGAACAGCCCGCTGACGCTGGTGCGCGAGGAGGCCGGGTTGCTGACCAACACCACGGTGCAGGTCAACCCCGATGCGGGCGTCAAGCCCCACAGCGAGGAGATCCGCCGCTTCGTCGAGGCCGTCCGCAAGGGCCTCCCGTCGCCCGTGCCCGGCGAGCAGGCGCTCATGACCCAGCGCATCCTCGACGGCATCTACAAGTCCGCCGAGAAGGGCAAGGAAGTCAAGGTGTAG
- a CDS encoding ribonuclease D, producing MTEAALQWPRPPAGLTNTPAALAEVCNHLAAARVFAFDTEFLSGRTYRTRLCLVQVATDERVELIDPLSLRDLGPLWELLADPAVEKICHAGAQDLAVIWRAGGLAPQHVFDCQIAAALVGIGYEIGVPQLVEMVAGVRLSKADQYSNWARRPLSASQLAYAANDVRYLPAAHRLLLEQVQAKGRMAWVRDACREACERAAPDGELAATYTRTGLKWRLEPEQLSVLWELLQWREALAEQLNSAPGSLLKDDMLARLAERSPETKPELRRLKSMTDDVVARYGDDLLRAVGRGKQLPPARLPALPPPAPDTAETRRLMDVIKASVQLICHAQRVWPNAVVDAAQLEELVRLLAGGQDVSGHGLMHGWRRECLGQALLDLLQGESRLTLQVTDGRMRAEFAPGT from the coding sequence ATGACTGAAGCTGCTTTGCAGTGGCCACGGCCGCCGGCCGGGCTCACGAATACGCCGGCGGCGCTGGCCGAGGTGTGCAATCACCTGGCTGCCGCGCGGGTGTTCGCCTTTGACACGGAGTTCCTGTCGGGGCGCACCTACCGGACGCGCCTGTGCCTGGTGCAGGTCGCGACCGACGAGCGGGTAGAGCTGATTGACCCGCTTTCCCTGCGCGATCTTGGGCCGCTGTGGGAGCTGCTGGCCGACCCGGCGGTCGAGAAGATCTGCCACGCGGGCGCGCAGGACCTGGCCGTGATCTGGCGAGCCGGGGGCCTGGCGCCGCAGCACGTGTTCGACTGCCAGATTGCGGCGGCGCTGGTCGGGATCGGCTATGAGATCGGCGTCCCGCAACTGGTTGAGATGGTGGCGGGCGTCCGGCTTTCCAAGGCGGACCAGTACTCGAACTGGGCGCGGCGGCCGCTTTCGGCCTCGCAGCTTGCCTACGCCGCCAACGATGTGCGCTATCTGCCGGCCGCGCACCGCCTGCTGCTGGAGCAGGTGCAGGCGAAGGGGCGCATGGCCTGGGTGCGCGACGCCTGCCGCGAGGCGTGCGAACGGGCCGCCCCCGACGGGGAGTTGGCGGCGACCTACACCCGCACGGGCCTGAAGTGGCGGCTGGAGCCCGAGCAACTGTCGGTGCTGTGGGAGTTGCTGCAATGGCGCGAGGCCCTGGCGGAGCAGCTCAACAGCGCACCCGGCAGCCTGCTCAAGGACGACATGCTGGCGAGGCTGGCCGAGCGGTCGCCGGAGACGAAGCCTGAGCTTCGGCGCCTCAAGAGCATGACCGATGACGTCGTCGCGCGGTACGGTGACGACCTGCTGCGCGCGGTCGGCCGCGGGAAGCAACTGCCGCCGGCGCGCCTGCCAGCTCTTCCACCGCCGGCGCCAGACACCGCCGAGACGCGGCGACTCATGGATGTCATCAAGGCCTCGGTCCAGTTGATCTGCCACGCGCAGCGGGTGTGGCCCAACGCCGTGGTGGATGCCGCCCAACTCGAGGAGTTGGTGCGGCTGCTCGCCGGCGGCCAGGACGTGTCCGGTCACGGGCTGATGCACGGCTGGCGGCGCGAGTGCCTGGGACAGGCGCTGCTGGACCTGCTGCAAGGCGAATCGCGCCTGACGCTGCAGGTGACGGACGGGCGGATGCGCGCGGAGTTCGCGCCGGGCACCTGA